A genome region from Thermodesulfatator atlanticus DSM 21156 includes the following:
- the nikR gene encoding nickel-responsive transcriptional regulator NikR encodes MAELYRFGVSMPAKLLEEFDRYIERRHYTNRSEAIRDLIREKLVEEEWRESDKEVIGTITYVYDHHKRELSDRLMDIQHDHYQEIISTQHVHLDHDRCLEVVIVKGKAEDVKNLSDKIKALKGIIHCQLAMTTTGRNLPG; translated from the coding sequence ATGGCAGAACTCTATCGTTTCGGGGTCTCAATGCCTGCTAAGTTACTTGAAGAATTTGATCGCTATATCGAACGCCGTCATTACACCAATCGCTCTGAAGCCATCAGGGACCTTATCCGCGAAAAGCTTGTAGAAGAAGAATGGCGTGAGAGTGACAAGGAAGTCATCGGCACCATCACTTATGTTTACGACCATCACAAAAGAGAACTTTCAGACCGCTTAATGGACATCCAGCATGACCATTACCAGGAAATCATCTCCACCCAGCACGTACATCTTGACCACGACCGCTGCCTTGAAGTTGTGATAGTAAAAGGAAAGGCTGAAGATGTCAAAAACCTTTCAGATAAAATAAAAGCCTTAAAAGGCATCATTCATTGCCAGCTGGCTATGACCACCACCGGGAGAAATCTTCCTGGATAA
- the fmt gene encoding methionyl-tRNA formyltransferase yields the protein MKKLRLVFMGTPSFAVPILNALLDSEDEVVAVVTQPDKPAGRGKKLTPPPVKVLALERGVPVLQPQKIKDEKFLTELRSLNPDVIVVAAYGKILPSEVLTIPRYVCINVHASLLPKFRGAAPINWAIIAGEKETGITIMQMDEGMDTGDILLMESLPISPEDTAGTLHDKLSALGAKLIVRALNLLKEGRLTPQKQPEEGVSYAPMLKKEDGLLDFSRPAKELANLIRGLDPWPTAYAYFRGKLVKFFAPSFEKKDAKASPGEILGLENGKLLVATGEGILKIGELQVEGKKRIKAEEFVRGYRPKPGENFTSYP from the coding sequence ATGAAAAAATTACGCCTTGTTTTTATGGGAACCCCAAGCTTTGCGGTTCCCATTTTGAATGCCTTACTTGATAGCGAAGACGAAGTCGTCGCCGTGGTGACTCAGCCTGATAAGCCTGCGGGCCGTGGTAAAAAACTTACGCCGCCACCTGTTAAGGTTTTAGCCCTTGAGCGGGGGGTTCCGGTGCTTCAGCCGCAAAAGATAAAAGATGAAAAATTTCTCACAGAATTAAGATCTCTCAATCCTGACGTGATCGTGGTGGCGGCTTATGGGAAAATTTTACCCAGCGAAGTTTTAACAATTCCACGTTACGTATGTATTAACGTTCATGCTTCGCTTCTCCCAAAATTTAGAGGGGCAGCTCCTATAAATTGGGCCATCATTGCTGGAGAGAAAGAAACCGGAATTACCATTATGCAAATGGACGAGGGCATGGACACAGGAGATATCCTGCTTATGGAGTCTCTTCCCATTTCTCCAGAAGACACCGCAGGCACCCTTCATGACAAACTCTCAGCACTTGGTGCCAAACTCATAGTCAGGGCACTTAACTTGCTAAAAGAAGGCAGACTTACCCCTCAAAAGCAGCCAGAAGAAGGTGTTTCTTACGCACCAATGCTCAAAAAAGAAGACGGGCTACTTGATTTTTCGCGCCCGGCTAAAGAACTTGCCAATTTGATTCGTGGCCTTGATCCCTGGCCCACTGCTTACGCCTATTTCCGTGGCAAGTTGGTGAAATTTTTTGCCCCATCTTTCGAAAAAAAAGACGCAAAAGCAAGCCCTGGGGAAATTCTTGGGCTTGAAAATGGAAAGCTCCTTGTGGCCACCGGAGAGGGGATATTAAAGATTGGCGAGCTTCAGGTTGAAGGGAAAAAGCGCATCAAGGCCGAAGAGTTCGTAAGGGGGTACCGCCCAAAACCAGGCGAAAATTTTACCTCTTATCCATAA
- a CDS encoding DUF1318 domain-containing protein, translated as MKKKMIFSLLALVIVSCVTINIYFPSAEVEKAAKEISEEVRGLKQKQETKPEDNQSFLKLGPKVAYAQQELAVTNPAIRQLKARMKARYPKLKPYLVRGVFGEALNGFIVLRNPNGLKLKERAAVKRLLEAENKDRKILYQEVMKALGVMPKDLPRIQQIFAKEWQRTAPKGTWIEKSPGKWVRK; from the coding sequence ATGAAGAAAAAAATGATCTTTAGTTTACTTGCTTTAGTAATTGTGTCCTGTGTAACGATTAACATCTATTTCCCTTCAGCAGAAGTGGAAAAGGCCGCCAAAGAAATAAGCGAAGAGGTGCGCGGCTTAAAACAAAAGCAAGAGACAAAGCCAGAAGATAATCAATCATTTTTAAAGCTTGGGCCCAAGGTAGCCTATGCCCAACAAGAGCTTGCGGTTACGAATCCTGCTATCAGGCAGCTGAAAGCCCGTATGAAGGCCCGCTACCCTAAGCTTAAGCCTTATCTTGTGCGAGGTGTTTTTGGCGAAGCCCTAAACGGCTTTATTGTTCTGCGCAATCCTAATGGTCTTAAGCTCAAAGAACGTGCGGCGGTAAAGCGGCTTCTTGAAGCAGAAAATAAAGACCGCAAGATCCTTTACCAGGAAGTTATGAAGGCTTTGGGAGTTATGCCCAAAGACCTTCCCAGGATTCAGCAGATTTTTGCCAAAGAATGGCAGCGAACTGCGCCAAAAGGAACCTGGATTGAAAAATCTCCTGGCAAGTGGGTGAGAAAATGA
- a CDS encoding DUF5615 family PIN-like protein — protein sequence MKILIDMNLSPKLTSLLENAGFNAIHWSKVGKPNATDKEIFFWAKTNGYIILTHDLDFGSILASTNADFPSVIQIRTLDIRPQKIFPKILLVLNKYDKYLKSGALIVLEEHSARIKILPLKKENILGGQYEEKNDL from the coding sequence ATGAAAATATTGATAGATATGAACTTATCTCCCAAGTTAACTTCTCTTTTAGAAAATGCTGGTTTTAACGCTATTCACTGGTCTAAGGTTGGAAAACCAAATGCCACAGATAAAGAAATATTTTTCTGGGCAAAGACAAACGGTTACATAATATTGACCCACGATTTAGACTTTGGCTCTATCCTTGCCTCGACAAACGCTGATTTTCCTTCTGTGATACAGATTAGAACTCTGGATATACGCCCTCAAAAAATTTTTCCAAAAATTCTCTTGGTGCTAAACAAATATGACAAATACTTGAAGAGTGGGGCGTTAATTGTTTTAGAGGAGCACAGTGCACGAATAAAGATTTTGCCGTTGAAAAAAGAAAATATTCTTGGAGGGCAATATGAAGAAAAAAATGATCTTTAG
- a CDS encoding DUF433 domain-containing protein, translating into MKGLDRITFDPNIMGGKPCIRGTRVTVGAILGLLASGTNKKEILELYPYLEEEDIDQALAFAAWKVEEIEIYDPKIKEVA; encoded by the coding sequence ATGAAGGGGTTAGATAGAATTACTTTTGACCCTAATATAATGGGAGGAAAACCATGTATTAGAGGTACACGTGTTACTGTGGGGGCAATTTTAGGTTTACTTGCCTCAGGGACGAATAAGAAAGAAATTTTAGAATTGTATCCTTATCTAGAAGAAGAAGATATTGATCAAGCTTTGGCATTTGCTGCCTGGAAGGTAGAAGAGATCGAAATTTACGATCCGAAGATAAAAGAAGTAGCTTAA
- the clpB gene encoding ATP-dependent chaperone ClpB: MRLEKFTFKSQDAIQEAQRLAETRGHQNMEVEHLLKALVEQEDGLVPMILDRLGINNKLISSDVDEVLDKIPSVSGTGFQVYLSPNLKQVLERAMRLASEMRDDYVSTEHLLLAILESNTPSAEILKRRGITKENLMEVINQIRKGQRVTDQNPEDKYQALEKFGRDLTALAKAGKLDPVIGRDEEIRRVIQILSRRTKNNPVLVGEPGVGKTAIVEGLAQRIVSGDVPEPLKNKRIVQLDVGALLAGAKYRGEFEERLKAVLKEVTESEGEIILFIDEIHTIVGAGAAEGAMDAANMLKPALARGELHCIGATTIDEYRKYIEKDPALERRFQPVYVDEPSVEEAIAILRGLKEKFEVHHGVRITDSAIVAAVQLSARYITDRYLPDKAIDLIDEAAAKLRIEIESMPTEIDEIERKIKQLEIEKMALERETDPRAVERRKKIEEQLDELRKKLEEMKAQWQKEKEIIQKIRAIKEKIDQLRIEAQQAERQGDLNKVAEIIYGRIPQLEKELEEWNKKLEELQKEGKSFLKEEVTAEDIAEVVAKWTGIPVTKLLESEREKLLKMEERLAQRVVGQDHAIKAIANAVRRARAGLKDPNRPIGSFMFLGPTGVGKTELAKALAEFMFDTEQALIRFDMSEYMEKHAVSKLIGAPPGYVGYEEGGQLTEAVRRRPYSVILFDEIEKAHPDVFNILLQILDDGRLTDSKGRTVNFQNTIIIMTSNLGSQYVMELEDRKDAERLVMEAVRAHFRPEFLNRIDEIIIFNKLTKEHLKKIVDIQIRYLRQRLEERHITIELTDRAKEWLAEVGYDPVYGARPLKRAIQRYIEDPLAVKILEGTFQEGDHILVDYDETKGGLDFRKHFPEEIPEAKVA; encoded by the coding sequence ATGAGACTTGAAAAATTCACCTTTAAATCTCAAGACGCTATCCAGGAAGCGCAACGGCTTGCGGAAACCCGCGGCCATCAAAATATGGAAGTAGAGCACCTTCTCAAGGCCCTGGTTGAGCAAGAAGATGGACTGGTGCCCATGATTCTCGATCGCCTGGGCATTAACAACAAACTTATTTCTTCTGACGTTGATGAAGTTCTTGACAAGATCCCTTCTGTTTCAGGAACGGGATTTCAGGTCTATCTTTCTCCCAATCTGAAGCAGGTGCTTGAGCGCGCTATGCGCCTTGCCTCTGAGATGCGCGATGATTACGTCTCTACCGAGCACCTCCTTTTAGCCATTCTCGAGAGCAATACGCCTTCTGCTGAAATACTTAAAAGGCGTGGCATCACCAAAGAAAACTTGATGGAAGTGATTAACCAGATCCGCAAAGGCCAGCGGGTTACTGACCAGAATCCCGAAGACAAATATCAGGCCCTTGAAAAATTTGGCCGTGACTTAACCGCTTTGGCCAAGGCAGGAAAACTTGATCCTGTTATTGGTCGTGACGAAGAAATTCGCCGCGTAATACAAATTCTTTCCAGGCGCACGAAAAATAACCCGGTGCTAGTGGGTGAGCCTGGTGTTGGTAAAACTGCTATTGTAGAAGGCCTTGCCCAGCGTATTGTTTCAGGGGATGTCCCAGAGCCCCTTAAAAATAAACGTATTGTTCAGCTTGATGTGGGTGCGCTTCTTGCCGGTGCCAAGTATCGAGGTGAATTCGAAGAACGCCTAAAGGCAGTCCTAAAAGAAGTCACCGAGAGCGAAGGCGAAATAATCCTTTTCATCGACGAGATTCATACGATAGTGGGGGCTGGCGCTGCTGAGGGCGCAATGGATGCGGCTAACATGCTAAAGCCTGCGCTGGCACGAGGAGAGCTCCATTGTATCGGTGCCACCACGATTGACGAATACCGCAAATACATTGAAAAAGACCCGGCTCTTGAACGCCGTTTTCAGCCCGTTTACGTTGATGAGCCCTCTGTTGAAGAGGCCATTGCTATTCTGCGTGGTTTGAAGGAAAAATTTGAGGTTCATCACGGTGTGCGCATTACTGACAGCGCTATCGTGGCAGCGGTGCAGCTTTCTGCCCGTTATATCACCGATCGCTATCTCCCTGACAAAGCCATCGACCTAATCGACGAGGCTGCGGCCAAGCTTCGTATCGAGATCGAGTCCATGCCCACAGAGATCGACGAAATCGAGCGCAAGATAAAGCAGCTTGAAATCGAAAAGATGGCCCTTGAAAGGGAGACTGACCCACGGGCGGTTGAGCGTCGTAAAAAGATCGAAGAGCAGCTTGATGAGCTTCGCAAAAAGCTCGAAGAAATGAAGGCCCAGTGGCAAAAGGAAAAGGAAATCATCCAGAAAATACGGGCCATCAAAGAAAAAATCGACCAACTCCGCATTGAAGCCCAACAGGCTGAACGTCAGGGTGATTTAAACAAAGTGGCCGAAATCATTTATGGCCGTATCCCTCAGCTTGAAAAAGAGCTTGAGGAATGGAACAAAAAGCTAGAGGAGCTTCAAAAAGAGGGCAAAAGTTTCTTAAAAGAAGAAGTTACCGCGGAAGACATTGCCGAAGTGGTGGCCAAGTGGACAGGAATTCCTGTTACCAAGCTTCTTGAATCTGAGCGCGAAAAGCTCCTTAAGATGGAAGAACGCCTGGCCCAGCGAGTGGTTGGTCAGGACCATGCTATCAAGGCCATTGCCAATGCTGTGCGCAGGGCCCGTGCCGGACTTAAAGACCCGAATCGTCCTATTGGGTCTTTTATGTTCCTTGGGCCCACAGGTGTTGGTAAGACCGAGCTTGCCAAGGCTTTGGCAGAGTTCATGTTTGACACCGAGCAAGCACTTATACGTTTCGACATGTCTGAATATATGGAAAAACACGCTGTTTCTAAGCTCATAGGCGCGCCTCCTGGGTATGTGGGCTATGAAGAAGGGGGCCAGCTTACCGAAGCCGTGCGCAGACGGCCTTATTCTGTGATTCTTTTTGACGAAATAGAAAAGGCGCATCCCGATGTGTTTAACATCTTGCTCCAGATCCTTGATGACGGCCGTCTTACAGACAGCAAAGGCCGCACGGTGAATTTCCAGAACACCATTATCATCATGACCTCTAACCTTGGTTCACAGTACGTAATGGAGCTTGAGGATAGGAAAGACGCTGAGCGTTTAGTGATGGAGGCTGTGCGGGCGCACTTCAGGCCAGAATTCCTGAACCGTATTGACGAGATTATCATCTTCAACAAGCTCACCAAAGAACATCTCAAGAAGATTGTGGATATTCAGATTCGCTATCTTCGTCAGCGTCTTGAAGAGCGCCACATTACCATTGAGCTTACCGATCGGGCCAAAGAGTGGCTTGCCGAAGTGGGTTACGATCCTGTTTACGGGGCGCGTCCGCTTAAGCGTGCTATCCAGCGCTACATTGAAGATCCGTTGGCAGTGAAGATTCTTGAAGGTACTTTCCAGGAAGGCGATCACATCCTGGTGGATTACGACGAAACCAAAGGCGGTCTTGATTTCAGGAAGCACTTTCCTGAAGAGATTCCCGAGGCCAAAGTAGCCTGA
- a CDS encoding flagellar hook-length control protein FliK → MKIEASMSNNSLGAFNTNNSNSFNAGLDFFALLLGLLGKGGAIFTEIKGNISEEISNKNLADLENQLADIPFLKDFLEKFQKLSEGSKGEETSDLSNLSDLIAFLKNHTKKLHLTNKETDENINKDEEIAIINSYFNNFTNGKLPQENKTQENYLNNDIVKILEKSNNTTPSKILKEIISKKEAYISKENELKIQKTIQNKKTQETNNKVELPKKDISSEYLLNKNYQNISKTPQDNTQKIKDNYFNPKDKEIQPPNSTNKALTQNEKFLKMEKNIEKQDKIDKLEIRKDPVNNNNTDKITTKELNKNIKDINQKADEHIKNTLEMKSQLKFQPEHKAKEIDDRHQNTEINFVRHNLQNQKIQNQEHQTYLQKNTEIRPQEIPHFVKELIIKTNNEGKHHIKIKLDPPNLGEVKISMSIDKGEVKLIFTVENSQAAQALQQQINNLNKAILDCGLQLNSCHINLGQNQDEQKKNFQGNQDKKKVAKIGNDLNEESKVPDYYQGIINIKI, encoded by the coding sequence ATGAAAATCGAAGCAAGCATGTCAAATAACTCTCTGGGTGCTTTTAACACAAATAATTCGAATTCTTTTAACGCTGGACTAGATTTCTTTGCTCTTTTATTGGGGCTCCTAGGAAAAGGTGGAGCTATTTTTACGGAAATAAAAGGAAACATAAGCGAAGAAATAAGCAATAAAAATTTAGCAGATCTTGAAAATCAGTTGGCAGACATCCCATTTTTAAAGGATTTTCTTGAAAAATTTCAGAAACTTTCAGAAGGCTCCAAGGGAGAAGAAACATCTGATTTATCTAATTTATCTGATTTAATAGCCTTTCTCAAGAACCATACTAAAAAATTACATCTTACCAACAAAGAAACTGATGAAAATATAAATAAAGACGAAGAAATTGCAATAATAAATTCCTATTTCAATAATTTTACTAATGGAAAGTTACCTCAAGAAAATAAAACACAAGAAAACTATTTAAACAATGATATCGTAAAAATTTTAGAAAAAAGCAACAATACTACACCAAGCAAAATATTAAAGGAAATAATCAGCAAAAAAGAAGCTTACATTTCTAAAGAAAACGAGCTTAAAATCCAAAAAACCATCCAGAATAAAAAAACACAAGAAACCAACAACAAAGTAGAACTCCCGAAAAAAGACATTTCCAGCGAGTACTTACTAAACAAGAACTACCAAAACATCAGTAAAACCCCCCAGGACAATACGCAGAAAATTAAAGATAATTATTTTAACCCAAAAGATAAGGAAATCCAACCACCAAATAGCACAAACAAAGCCTTAACCCAAAACGAAAAATTTTTGAAAATGGAAAAAAACATTGAAAAACAAGACAAAATAGACAAACTCGAAATCAGAAAAGACCCGGTCAATAATAATAACACAGATAAAATTACAACAAAAGAACTTAATAAAAACATCAAAGACATAAACCAAAAAGCAGACGAACACATCAAAAACACATTAGAAATGAAATCTCAGCTTAAATTCCAGCCAGAACACAAAGCAAAAGAAATTGATGACAGACACCAAAATACAGAAATTAATTTTGTGAGACACAACCTTCAAAACCAAAAAATTCAAAACCAAGAACATCAAACGTACTTACAAAAAAATACAGAAATTAGACCTCAAGAAATACCTCACTTTGTTAAAGAACTAATCATCAAAACCAACAATGAAGGCAAGCACCATATAAAGATAAAACTTGATCCTCCTAATCTGGGAGAAGTAAAAATATCAATGTCAATTGACAAAGGAGAAGTAAAACTAATCTTCACGGTGGAGAATTCCCAGGCAGCACAGGCCCTACAACAGCAAATAAACAATCTAAATAAAGCCATTTTAGATTGTGGCTTACAACTGAATAGTTGTCATATTAATCTAGGACAAAATCAAGATGAACAAAAGAAAAATTTTCAGGGGAACCAAGATAAGAAGAAAGTAGCTAAGATAGGAAACGACTTAAATGAAGAATCAAAAGTTCCTGATTATTACCAGGGAATAATAAATATTAAAATTTAA
- a CDS encoding flagellar hook assembly protein FlgD → MISGKTQLEEKPSLFQEVDTNKPKIREPKKVLDRDDFMVLFIKQLEFQDPLKPLENNEMATQLALFNQVDQLFDLNEKIKQLVDIAQNDNLQTISGLIGKKALVKSSTGRVENGNFLGGKLILEQPINDVALKIYDEKGKLIKTLDIGALSAGEHSIDWDAKDKDGNPVSDGNYRFYVETPTAEEKSYVTIKTVGRITGALLEDNKYQLLFNGHEEIDLSELEKIMAEEA, encoded by the coding sequence ATGATCTCCGGCAAAACACAGCTTGAAGAAAAGCCTAGTCTTTTCCAGGAAGTTGATACTAACAAACCAAAAATAAGAGAACCTAAAAAAGTCCTAGATCGGGATGATTTTATGGTTTTATTCATCAAACAATTAGAGTTTCAAGATCCCTTAAAACCTCTTGAAAATAACGAAATGGCTACTCAACTAGCCCTTTTCAATCAGGTTGATCAGTTATTCGATCTAAATGAAAAGATTAAACAGCTTGTTGACATTGCCCAAAATGACAATCTTCAGACCATCTCAGGACTTATTGGTAAAAAAGCACTTGTTAAAAGCAGTACCGGACGCGTTGAAAATGGCAATTTCTTAGGTGGAAAACTCATCCTTGAACAACCTATAAACGATGTCGCGCTAAAAATATATGACGAAAAAGGAAAACTTATAAAAACACTAGATATAGGTGCACTTTCTGCAGGAGAACATTCTATTGATTGGGATGCTAAAGACAAAGATGGAAACCCAGTCTCTGACGGAAATTATCGCTTTTACGTAGAAACTCCAACAGCAGAAGAAAAATCTTATGTAACAATTAAGACTGTTGGACGTATTACAGGTGCTTTACTTGAAGACAACAAATATCAACTCCTGTTTAACGGACACGAAGAAATAGACTTATCAGAGCTTGAAAAAATCATGGCTGAGGAGGCTTAA
- a CDS encoding flagellar hook protein FlgE, whose protein sequence is MGLFGSIYVGKSGVSSMSHGIGVTADNLANLESTGFRGSRALFEDFFARANTEAPPYDEKGLGSRVKDIEVLYNEGPIKQTEQPSDMAISGKGFFTVSDGENLYYTRDGQFLPREVEEGRMRLSLPTGYDLLGWICPEGVDCSTITSGDLTPVEFARYINGQATSKITIQMNFDTSKPAEETDSNLFDLWNANNSPPLEDGAYDFKVDIPVYDGLGNLHDLNLYVDRTSDPQVFEFLIGIPPEADPRGTGPYSGALMTGRIRFGYLGQLESLEDLQLVSDVSGTRTPLNTYSDEGFPVFTVDFGAGPQQIALDFGTRFNVANNTWERLEDHASTAFASPYAVLNQNVDGYPPGFFETLNITEDGVLQISYTNNQTFDVARIPLALFGSPDELERAGGNLFKAVAGTTPEMIPPGKSSPGAIFGGALEGSNVDVANEMVHLITLQRAFQSNARIITTADQMLEDFLRQV, encoded by the coding sequence ATGGGCTTGTTTGGAAGCATTTACGTCGGCAAAAGCGGCGTCTCATCCATGAGCCATGGGATAGGCGTCACTGCTGATAACCTTGCTAACCTTGAAAGCACTGGATTTCGAGGAAGCAGAGCCCTTTTTGAAGACTTTTTTGCCAGGGCCAACACCGAAGCACCTCCCTACGACGAAAAAGGCCTGGGCTCAAGGGTTAAGGACATAGAAGTACTTTACAACGAAGGTCCTATTAAACAGACTGAGCAACCTTCAGATATGGCTATTTCGGGGAAGGGATTTTTCACCGTTTCTGACGGCGAAAATTTATACTATACCCGGGACGGCCAGTTTCTTCCCCGCGAAGTTGAAGAAGGTCGCATGCGTCTTTCGCTTCCCACAGGCTACGATCTTTTGGGCTGGATTTGTCCCGAAGGGGTTGATTGCAGCACCATTACCTCAGGTGACTTAACACCCGTTGAATTTGCACGCTATATAAACGGTCAGGCCACAAGCAAAATAACAATTCAAATGAATTTTGATACCAGCAAACCCGCTGAAGAAACCGACTCGAATCTTTTCGATTTATGGAACGCCAATAATTCCCCTCCCCTTGAGGACGGGGCCTATGATTTTAAAGTGGATATACCCGTTTATGATGGCCTCGGTAACCTTCATGATCTTAATCTTTACGTGGACAGGACTTCTGACCCTCAGGTTTTTGAATTTTTAATAGGAATCCCCCCTGAAGCTGATCCCCGGGGGACAGGGCCTTATTCAGGCGCCTTAATGACAGGAAGAATCCGCTTCGGTTACTTAGGGCAGCTTGAATCTTTAGAAGACTTACAACTTGTTAGTGATGTTTCTGGCACAAGAACACCTCTTAACACTTATTCAGATGAGGGGTTCCCGGTTTTTACGGTAGATTTTGGAGCAGGCCCTCAGCAAATTGCCCTTGATTTTGGCACACGCTTCAATGTGGCAAACAATACCTGGGAACGCCTAGAAGACCATGCTAGCACGGCATTTGCTTCACCCTACGCCGTGCTTAACCAAAACGTAGATGGCTATCCACCTGGATTTTTTGAAACACTTAATATTACCGAAGACGGCGTTTTACAGATCTCTTATACCAACAATCAAACCTTTGATGTTGCGCGTATTCCTTTGGCCCTTTTCGGCAGCCCTGACGAATTAGAGCGTGCAGGGGGAAACCTTTTTAAAGCTGTAGCTGGAACAACTCCTGAAATGATTCCTCCAGGGAAAAGTAGCCCTGGGGCTATTTTTGGAGGAGCACTTGAAGGCTCAAACGTAGATGTAGCCAATGAGATGGTTCATCTTATAACTCTCCAGCGGGCTTTCCAGAGCAATGCCCGCATAATCACCACGGCGGACCAAATGCTAGAAGACTTTTTAAGACAAGTTTAG